The following are from one region of the Canis lupus familiaris isolate Mischka breed German Shepherd chromosome 30, alternate assembly UU_Cfam_GSD_1.0, whole genome shotgun sequence genome:
- the KATNBL1 gene encoding KATNB1-like protein 1 encodes MASEAHNVKKRTFCNNIEDHSTDLPRKRISNFTNKNMKEIKKSPKQLAAYKNRTVGQAVKSPDKLRKVIYRRKKVHHPFPNPCYRKKQSPRSGGCDMANKENELACAGHLPEKLRHDSRTYLVNSSDAGSSQTESPSSKYSGFFSEVSQDHETMAQVLFSRNLRLNVALTFWRKRSISELVAYLVRIEDLGVVVDCLPVLTNSLQEEKQYISLGCCVDLLPLVKSLLKSRFEEYIIVGLNWLQAVIKRWWSELSSKTEIINDGNIQILKQQLSGLWEQENHLTLVPGYTGNIAKDVDAYLLQLH; translated from the exons ATGGCATCTGAAGCCCACAATGTTAAAAAACGAACCTTTTGTAATAATATTGAGGATCACTCCACTGATCTTCCTAGAAAAAGGATCTCTAATTTTACTAATAAGAACATGAAGGAG attaagAAATCTCCAAAACAGTTGGCTGCTTACAAAAATAG AACAGTTGGACAAGCTGTGAAAAGCCCAGATAAACTACGCAAGGTGATCTATCGCAGAAAGAAAGTGCATCATCCTTTTCCAAATCCTTGTTACAGAAAAAAACAGTCCCCTAGAAGTGGGGGCTGTGACAtggcaaataaagaaaatgaactagCTTGTGCAGGCCACCTGCCTGAAAAATTACGCCACGATAGTCGAACATATTTGGTTAACTCCAGTGATGCTGGTTCTTCACAGACAGAAAGCCCATCATCAAAATATAGTGGTTTTTTTTCTGAG GTTTCTCAGGATCATGAAACAATGGCACAGGTTTTGTTCAGCAGGAATTTGAGATTGAATGTAGCTTTAACATTCTGGAGAAAGAGAAGTATAAGTGAACTTGTAGCTTATTTGGTGAG GATAGAAGACCTTGGAGTTGTTGTGGATTGCCTTCCTGTGCTCACCAatag tttacaggaagaaaaacaatacatCTCACTTGGCTGCTGTGTAGATTTGTTGCCTCTAGTAAAGTCCCTACTTAAGAGCAGATTTGAAGA ATATATAATAGTTGGCTTAAACTGGCTTCAAGCAGTCATAAAAAGGTGGTGGTCAGAACTATCATCcaaaacagaaattataaatgATGG aaatattcagattttaaaacaacaattaagTGGATTATGGGAACAGGAAAACCATCTTACTTTGGTTCCAGGATACACTGGTAATATAGCCAAG gatGTAGACGCTTATTTATTACAGTTGCATTGA